The window TATTGTTTATATTTAGAATTGATTTCTTGCCTTACCTACACAACCATTTGGCATTTGGATATGTAACATCGCGCATACTGTTGGTGCGATATCTACGATATGTGTCTCCATATTGCTTGCACCATGCTTCACGTTCCAACCAAAGAGTAGGAAAGGAATGTGTGTGTCGTATGGGAATGGCTGTCCATGTTGTGTTCCACGGAAGTCAGGTCTGTCCTTACCACCAAAGAACTGTGGGCGTGTAACAATGCCAATCTCACCTGAACGGCCACGGAAATAACCATTCTGCATACGCTCTTTGAGCCATTCTGGCATAGTTGTCTCGCTCACCTTCTCCTCGTCAAAGACATAGAGGAACTGTGGATCTTTCTTCAACCACTCTACAGACTCATCTATAATCTCTTGCTTTTTCTTACCAGCAGCTTCGATAATTGAGTCGTTGAGGTAGAATTGGTAGTTGTCTTCACCCATTACAGGACTGATACCAAACTTTCCTTGCAGATAGGTATTGAGGTCTTTAACAGTCTGTTTATAATCCCATCCGCCTGCTGGAATGCGGTGCTCACGCATGTAGTTATAGTTGTGAGCAGCACCATGGTCGGCAGTAAGAAAGAGCAAATAATTGCCTTCACCCACCTCTTTATCAAGCACCTTAAGGAACCATGCCAAGTCTTTGTCTAACTGCATATAAACTTCGTGATTCTCTTTTCCACGTGTAGAGAATCTATGTCCGATGATATCTGTTGATGAGATACTCACAGTAAGCATATCTGTTTCTTTCCCTTTACCGAGTTTCTCATTCTTCAAAGCTGCCTCAGCCATCTTGAAAGTCATAGTAACACCCTGTGGAGAACCCTTGATATCAAAGTTAGGGTCTGTGT of the Prevotella melaninogenica genome contains:
- a CDS encoding alkaline phosphatase family protein: MRKLLFLVAGLLIAAAANAQIQRPKLVVGLVVDQMRWDYFYYYYNEYGNDGLKRLLNQGFSFENTHINYAPTVTAIGHSSVYTGSIPAFTGIAGNSFYQDDKSVYCCEDNTVKSVGSDSKEGQMSPRRMLTSTIGDELQVATDFRSKVIGVALKDRASILPAGHAADAAYWWDTSAGRFVSSTFYMDKLPQWVEDFNAKNHTDPNFDIKGSPQGVTMTFKMAEAALKNEKLGKGKETDMLTVSISSTDIIGHRFSTRGKENHEVYMQLDKDLAWFLKVLDKEVGEGNYLLFLTADHGAAHNYNYMREHRIPAGGWDYKQTVKDLNTYLQGKFGISPVMGEDNYQFYLNDSIIEAAGKKKQEIIDESVEWLKKDPQFLYVFDEEKVSETTMPEWLKERMQNGYFRGRSGEIGIVTRPQFFGGKDRPDFRGTQHGQPFPYDTHIPFLLFGWNVKHGASNMETHIVDIAPTVCAMLHIQMPNGCVGKARNQF